Sequence from the Suncus etruscus isolate mSunEtr1 chromosome 1, mSunEtr1.pri.cur, whole genome shotgun sequence genome:
CCAGAACTTCCCAGAGTGCTCTGGGTATCAGAACCACCACTAACCTGTGCGCCACCAGTGAGCGAATCAGCACCAGGAAGCTGAGTGAGCAAGACAGAACCAAGGCGAAGACGTAGCAAactggagggaaggggagggaacaAGATGGGCAACCAGGTGAAGGAGTCCTGGAGAGGGTCACCCGTATACCCTCACTTTCCTCTCCAGACTCTTCTCTGGGGTGCCCTCTCCCCCCAGCTCCTTGCCCATTTGAGCCATGTCCGCCTATGGTTGAGTTTGCTGTGGGTCCCAGAGAATGATACATGAGGGAGGTGCTGTGAGCAGGTCTCACAAACATTTAGGCAAAGCAGGTGCAGGGGCCCATCAGCAGGTATCAAGCTCAGCACCAGGAGAAACTGAGGAAGCTGAGGCTTTGAGAAGTTTAGGCCATGCTGCTAAGACATGATGGACGGAGATGGGTAGCATTTTCTCAGCAAAACTGGACTGTGCCTTAGCCCCTGATTCCTCCAGGGGACTTGGAAGCAGAGCGTGCACACAGGGGAAATGCCAGCACTAGTTCCACAGAGCAATGAGGGCTGGAGAAGAAGGGGAAATTCCTTGGAGGCAGCCCATTAGGTCAACTGGGGCTGTTAACTACACACCATGATCCAGTCAGTCTCTATTTCAGATCAAGGAAGTTAGAATTTTGGTCACAGGAACTAACGCCCCCAGCTTTTGAGAAAGCACCTCAGAAAATCCCAGAGTGCAGCCAGGGGTAAGAGCCAACTCCTGACCACCCAGCATTGATTCAGGTGATTTCAGGTGATGGACAGGACACTGGGTCTCCTGTGGGACCCACTTGCAGTCCCACCCCCACTTGTGCTATATATGAGTCTCCTTCCATGGGGCTGGGGGGGCGCAGGAGGGGTTAGTGCCAGGGACGGCTGATTGACAGCACAGAACAGGGCACTCTGGGTTCGGGTCTGGGTTTATCCTGGAAGGATGGAGAATGGAGATGGCCCAGATGACAGGATGAGAAAAAGAACTTGCCCTTCCCTCCCCATTCCACCTTCCTCCATGGGGGTTAGAGGGAGGCCTTATCCCAGTCCCCAGTTCTGTTACCTTTGCCCCATGCCCACAAACTTGAAATACGGGCAGAGATGCAGGACTGGGGGTGAGAGACACCTCACAAGTGACACAGGATGCTAAGAGGATGCCATAGTTGGAGAAGGGACTAGAGATTCCAGCCTTCCCAACTTGAAGATGAAGTGTTCAAGAGGGAAGGGAGGTAGGGAATGAATTCTCCATTAGGGGTACCCTAACTTCTGGTTTGCTGCCTGTCTGTCCATTCATCTCACCTTCTAGTGCCCACAGATGGTGTATCACCAGTTTCACCACCTCCTGCTTGTCATCCGACACTGAGATGCCAAAGCCAGCCAGCATGAAAGCCACATCAGTAGTGATGCCTGCCCGTACCTTGCGGACAGTGGGCACCACACCCACCAGCAGCAGCAGGGCCACCTGAAAGAGCCCAGGAGTGAGTGTGTTGGCAGCAGTCATGCCAAGCTCAAGAAGAGTTTTATGAGCTGACAGGTGATCAGTGCCCCTCCCAGGGCCTCTGCTGTCCCCTCAGCAGCATCCTCGCCTCCAAGGACCAAATGGGACAGGTCCCTCCAACTCTCAACCAATAGGCTCTATGCTCATGGAGATCTGATATTAACCAAACAGACCATGAGGAGGCTTCCAGCAATGTGTCTGCCCCTCTGTCTAGTAGCTGTCTGTGCCACTGAACAGAAAATATCCAATGTCCCCACATGGAAGAAAGCAAAGCTACCACTGTGCACCGGCTCTGAAGTTGGGCCCAGATTCTAATTATGGCCATATCTGAGACATCAGCTAAAAGAACCTGTCTTCAAGTCATTTCCCATTCTCAGCTCATTTCCTGTCTATAAAATGAAGATACATagctgccaggaataaaccctgagtacagctgggtatggctcaaaatcagaagaagaaaaaggaagaaagaaaagaaggaggagaaggataaggaggaggaaaaagaggaagaggaggaggagaaagaaagaggaggaagagaaggaagaggaaaaggaggagaagaagaaatacTGTAAAGGCAGTGATCTGTCTCCTCTGCCTCATGTTGTGATGGGTTCAGAGAGCTGAATGTAATGGGGTCAGGCCTGTGGACTAAGTTTCCATGAGGCCCATAGGGTGAGCACATGGGACTTTGGAGAGCAGGGCTGGGTCTGAGCCCCACCTACCAGGTTTTGAGGAGCAGCTGTAAGAGTAGAGGCAAATAGCCTCTCAGGGACAAGACCTACCTGATAGATGGCCGTCTCTGCCAGGGTGGCAGAGAGCACCAGCTTCAGGGGCAGTTGGAATCCTGCAGGTCCCAAAAGGAGGGGAGTATGGTGAGTTCCAGCATGAGGCCCCAAATCCCCAGCTGGGGAAAGATCCCTGATGCTGCACAGCCCAAGCCAGGGGACCCTCACTCTGATCCAGAACTGGGGCCACTCTTGCCAATGATCAGGTCAAGGTAGCTATTCATCCAGCAGAGGCCCAGGACATCATCCTCCCGCCACGTGATCTCTCCCTCCAGGGCCCCTAGTACCTGGCTGAGGAGTGTAGACAAACTGTCGGAGGCAGTTCCAGGCCTGGGAGAGGAGTCCCTGCTTGGTGCTATGTGAGCTACCGAGAGAGCAAGGGAAGCCCTGCTGTGAGCAGGCCCAAGTATAGTTCATCTCTTCATTCTGCTAACCTTGTTTTCCATGGCAGCCCTTCAAAGCAATCACCCCCAGACTTTCTACTGGCCCTGAAGGTCCTTTAGCCCTCACCTGTTCTCCTGCTTCTTCCGGCACAGGAGGGTCTTCAGATAAACCTCAGAGGGGTCACCCTGTAGGGACAGATGGGGAATACCCTACTCAGGGCTCCCTCAGGATAAAAAGCTGCTCACCTGTAGGCCTGTGGGATGGGGCTCGTACCCCAAAGCAGTTCCTTCCTCCTGCACAGACCCTATCACAGTGCCCGCATCCAAATAATTTGCTTATGAGTCTCTCCACCCCCCACGCCCAACTCCCAGGTGCTCCAGTCTCTGTCCCTTGCACACAACCTAGGCATTGACAGACACAGGACAGGGCCATGCTAGGACAGATCCCCCAGAGCCTTCCACCTCCCCAAGCCACATCTAGGCCTCCAACCTGCCGGAGGACGAGAATGTTCCAGGCATGGCCCCATTGCTGGGACCCAGGACAAGAGGTGGTCATGCCTAAGCTAGTCGGTGTTCTTTGGGACTTCCGCCCCTTTGACTTGAGGCAGCAGGATGGGCTGCTTACTTCTCTCATGACTCCAGAAGAGAAGCATGCTGGGAAGTGTGCACATGCATGTGAGTTCATATGTGTATGGGGCAGTTGTGCATGCAAGGGGTATGGATGTAATGCATGTGTGGTGtgtgcatggtgtgtgtgtgtgtgtgtgtgtgtgtgtgtgtagggtggtAAGAAAACCCAGCAGGGAGGGAAGGACTTGGAGGTGCAGGGCTCTGGGACACTTGCCCTGCTTCTGAATCAACTGCACTATACAGGGTGACAGAGCTCTCCAGAAGAGAGCAAGGAGAGCAACGGTGACAAGGAGAAGGATCTACACTAAGCAAGTTTGTGTGGGAGAGAAGCCAGACACTGAAACCCACCCTGGTCTCGGCCCCTCTTACCCCAACCCTGGGGATGTCCAAGCCTTCTCTGGCTGCATACCCTCAGGACCACAGCACCCTGGTGTTCAGTGAACCCAGATGCCAGCCACACCACAATCACAGGCCTGTACCTGTCATGGAAGCCCCCCAAGGTTCCTTCCCCCTTTGATTATCAGAATAACCTGGTCTTTTGCCTCTGGGTCCTCCACCCCAATCAGCTCCTTCCTTAGAGCCTCAGAGGAACAGTACAGCTCAGCCATCACCCCAGCCACACACCCTGACCTGGGCACTTCCCTCTGCCCACAGCTCCTGTTACAGCCTCCATCTCCAGGAGGTCAGACACGGGTCAGCAGACTCTAGTCTGGGGCTGCTAGCCCCAGCACATGTGGGTGCTGAGGCATCTCAACAAGCTTATCACATTGTACAGAAATCCTTTCCTGCCATGACGAGCTCATCCACCCTCCCATCCATTGAAAACGTCAAATATATTTGCTGAGCATCTATTATGTGATAAGACCTGCCCAGCCCGCAGCCAGATATGGACAGGCTCACCCATCTTTGACCTTTCCTTGGCTCTTCTCCAATGCCAACCATGCCTCCTCTTTATCTCCTGCCACCTCCAGAGTCTCCCTATACCTCATATAACTGCCAAAGCCTACCTCCTCCAGGAAACCCTCCTAAGCTCCTAGCACATGCCTTTAGCAGACATTATCCAATCTAGAGTACTTTCCTAAGGTAGTTCTGCTCTGGAAGCACAGGATTTAGATCAGCATCTGCAAAGTTTTCAGAACACCCAAGGCTCATGTTTCCTCCATTTCAGAAACAGATCATGGCTCCCCTGGCCTACTTCTTCTCTACTGAGTATTCCTTGGGCTTGTTTGGGGCCCTGACATCCTGGATGCCAGCTGCAGGTCTGGTTGGGCCTTTGCTTGGGGAGGAGAGTCAGAATGGGAAGGAGCCAACATTGGCTCTTATCTGTGCTCAGCTGCACATCAGACAGGATCAGCAGACACAGGGAGAGCAGGGTGGAGCTCCCAGCCATGCCCCTTTACCTTCCAGCCTGCTCTGGGCTTGTGTCCGAAGCTTCTCACCAGCTGCACCGGGTACCAGAAGCTCAGCAGCCCAAGTCCCAGCAGGATCGGCAAGGAGGCAAGCAGAGAATAATACCTATAGATCTGGACAGGCAGACACACAGATATATTCACTTCTGCTTCTCTCTCACAACCCCATATCCAGACCCACCTCAGCACTGCCCCTCACTCAGATTCTGTCTGCGGGTGGTCCTGGGTCTCAGGGAGAGATGAGGTGGCCGATGCTGGGACGACCAGACCCTCCTTTACATGCCTAGCACCCAGGATAAATGCCCTATTTATCCTACTCTCCCTCCCTAAGGCTTCCAGTCCTTAGAGGGGCCAAAGGAGGTAAATAATTTTGCCTGGGGGACCAGAATGAAGGACACCTATTGTCTATGCCCCTACATCACTGCTGCATTGGAGACAGGCCCCTGAAAATTAGACTGAGACCTAATTCTGCTTTGACAGttacacagtggtcctcaaagtatggcccgcgggccacatattgtatttgtatctgttttgtttcttcattgcaaaataagatatatgcagtgtgcataagaattcgttcataagttttgtttttactatagtcagaccctcaatggtctgagagacagtgaactggccccctgtttaaaaagtttgaggacccctggtataaCATGGGTAGTCCATGGCTCCTGGGGCTGGGCACTGGCCTCTGCATTTATTCAGTGGTTACTGTGACCCACTGCAATGAGCTTAGTGTAAAGTAAGATGTTGGTGCTGTGAGGACCAGTGGAGGAAGGACTCAGATGTGACACAGGCCTTGAATTTGGTCCCCCAGCaacatacacaaaacaaaaaaaagaaaaggaaagaaaaaacgaCCAGAGCcaaagagttagtacagcaggggAGGTACTTGTCTTGTACCCATTCagcagggttcgatccctggcacctcatattgtccccccaaagCCCTcccgagagtgatccctgaggagggagccaggagtaaactctgagcacaggctggtgtggcccaccccaaaacacacaagGAATAAAGATCAAGTCCCTGCACTCAGCAAACATCTGCTGTTTATCTTTCCTACCTCACAGCTTGGTGTGAGTTAGGTCATTTTTTCAGGGGAGCCTGAGGGGCTTTGGTGTGGCTTCCTCAGCACACTCTGGACAGCAGTACTGTTTGCAAACCTTTGGTTTGATTCTGCTCTCTTTTGAATGGACAGCTTGTGGGTTGCTAGAATTTTTGTTCATAGTCAGATTCTAGTGCCTAGCAATGATTGGCACTGATTAATGCAATTCAACTATGTtcgttgaatgaatgaatgagtgaatgaatgaatgaatgaagtcaTGAGCAGAATTCCAAGCCAGGATCTAGATTTCTTCCCGCCTGGCCTGCAACCCATGGATGGGTTCTGAGGCTCGAGGAGTCACTAGCTGCCCTCTGAAGTCATCCCCCACCTCCTATTCTCATCTGCTCACCCCCACCCCTAGTTTTTCTCAGTAACATTTCTATTCCTGAGGAAGGGAGATCAGTCATGGGAAGAAGGGTTcagcttcctcttcctcctctgtgTCCTTCCTTTGCCCTCTCGTTTCCCAGGCTAAAAAGCTCCTGGCCTCTGCCTGACCCGGGCTCCAGTTCTGAGCAGAAGAGACAAAGAGACCCCCTGCTAGAGTACACAGGCAGCGAgaacatgcgcacacacacacacacacacacacacacacagaaatggaaagagCCCCACTGACCATACAGGCTCCTCCACACTCCTCTGCCCCAGAGGGCCCTGGCGTACCTGGGGTGCCTGGGGGCACTCTACTCTCTGCCACACCTGCACCCCAAGGTGAGCCCAGGACAGCATAGTGCCGAGCAACTGTGCAGCTCTGTGTGGGACAGTGGCACAGGCGGCCAGGGGGTAGTAGAGAAGAGGATAGTAGAGCAGGGCCAGTATCTTCCAGTGACCTGGGAAGCAAGAGGGGCAGAGAGATGCATGAGAAACGCAGACCATGGGTCCCTGCCCAGcccctccatctccttcctcttgCCGTCCTGCAAGCCCTGGGTTCACATGCAGGCTCTGGCtgctgttggctctgtgctcgtgGACAAGTTACCTCTAGAAGTCTTGGTtatctcatctgtaaaatggacatAAAGTCAATTTGTTAGCAAGGATGAAATGGAAAGGTCTGTGAACCATGCTACTGACCCACTGTCCCCTTCTGATCCTCAGATTCTCTCACTGAAAAGGGACTCACTGGGAATCATGGAGTACCGAGGGGGCAGCTCCTCTTGGTGACAGCAATTCTAGTCACTAAGGCCAGCACAGTCCTGCAGGCCACAGCCCCCCACTCCCATTGTGTGTCCTTCTCTTTCCTCATGAGGGTCTCTCTGTGGGACTCAGCATGTGCCCACAGACAGGCTGGTCTCGGCCTCAGGAAGGGAGATCAGTAACAGAGAGGCAGGGCTGTCCTTGGTAGGACCCGCAGATAGAGAAAAGGCAATTTGGAAGAACAGTGCGGAGGGCCACAGGAGACTGTGGTGATGTTAGTGTTTTACTGGGAGTCTACTAAGTTACTCTCTCACTCTCGTCATCCCATCCAGAGGCAGTCGGCGGGTCCCAGGGGCTTAGGACCCAGTACCTGGGTCTGATGACACACTGAGGCTCAGGAAGGGCAGTGGGGCCTCTTCAGAGAGCAGCAAGCAAAGGGAGCTGAAGAGGACCATAAAGACAGCAGCGGGCACCAAGTGGGGCTTGTTCCCAGCTGAGAAGTCTGCAGGGCTGGGACAGGGATGAGGCAGGAAGGAGGTCAGGCCCTGCCAACCTTCCATCGCCTCAGACCCAATGCCCAGGAAACAGATGAGGTCCACACTGTGGCCAGGACAACTGGGTGCGGCCTCCATCCTTTCCACAAGTATTTGTGGGGGCGATAAATGTGCCGGGGCTGAGAACATGCCCCCAACATTGAGCATTGGGAACAAGCCTGAGCACCGCTCCCTCCGCCCCTGGACGCACCAGGAAGCGGCCACCCCCACACTAATGGCCGTCCATGTTGGCAGGACTTCAGAGAGCGCTCGCAAGTCACAACATCCTCGGGCAGTGGCTGTGGCTTGGGTGAGGGCCCCGGGGAAGAGAGCAGATTGAGGGCACTGCAGCCCGGCATCGCCCTTCTGGACTCTGGGCGGGCCCCCCACCCTCTCAACCACCCTCCTGCCCTGAGTGCTTCCCACTTCAACCCCCCCTCCCATGACCCCCTCCAGGGCAAGCCTTCTTCAGGAACCAGGCCTGGAAGACAGGGGAAAAGTTTCCAATGTGAGAGTTGAGCTCAGACCCTCAGAACTCAGCCTAAGGGCTTGGGAGAACCTAGGGGGGAGATTAAGGTACAGGGGGTGACCATGGCCTGAGGGGCACAACCTGGGGCCAGACACAGATGGGCTTCTGTGTCCCCCAGGTCTGGATCAGAGCCACTGAGGGGTTCCACTAATCCTGGAGGGCCTGATCAAATGGGCAAGCTGTCAGACTGAGAAGAAGAATCCCTGAAGCCAGAGCTGGTATTTAAAGACCCAGGAAAGTACCCACCTGGGCAGTCCAGGTCTGGCATGGCCACAGCGGGGCCAGAGCCGGCGACGCCTCACCAGCATGGCCAGCAGCAACAGCCCAAGGGCCTTGAAGGAGCAAAGGCGAGTGTTGGGGTGAGGGGGTCCCCAGGGGGTGGGCACAGGCCAGATCATCCCCAGGCTTCTCCCACATTGGGAACTCCCAGTAACCCCTCCCAGGAGGTCAGGGGGACTTACAGACAGCAGGGCCAGGCAGGCATGGAGGAGGCCAGGAGGTGTGCTGGGCAGGCAGTGGGGCACCAAACTGTGGAACAAGCAAAGACTGCATCAGGCCCAGATGGGCCCCTCCCCAAAGTTCATGAGGGCTTGGGGTTCCAGGCACCTGATCCTCAGGCTCTCAGGCCCCAGAGCTGAAGGAAATAGGGTCCTGGAGGCAGCCCAGAGACACAGAGAAGCTCACATAAGCCAATCCCCTAGTTTCTTGCCCGATCCCTCCTGTCTTGCTTTTATCCTCTTCTTCCCCCCAAGATCCTTCCTGACTGTCCTGTGCCTCTCAGATCTCCCTAAAACATAGTATACAGCCTATTGACCAAGGCAAGTCTTCCGATGTTTGGTCCCATCC
This genomic interval carries:
- the STRA6 gene encoding receptor for retinol uptake STRA6, encoding MALQTVGNQTSLDTIQDYSYDNWYIDEPQDGPELPPEYLVPHCLPSTPPGLLHACLALLSALGLLLLAMLVRRRRLWPRCGHARPGLPSPADFSAGNKPHLVPAAVFMVLFSSLCLLLSEEAPLPFLSLSVSSDPDEITKTSRGHWKILALLYYPLLYYPLAACATVPHRAAQLLGTMLSWAHLGVQVWQRVECPQAPQIYRYYSLLASLPILLGLGLLSFWYPVQLVRSFGHKPRAGWKGIPHLSLQGDPSEVYLKTLLCRKKQENSSHSTKQGLLSQAWNCLRQFVYTPQPGFQLPLKLVLSATLAETAIYQVALLLLVGVVPTVRKVRAGITTDVAFMLAGFGISVSDDKQEVVKLVIHHLWALEVCYVFALVLSCSLSFLVLIRSLVAHRDNFRALYRGAALDMGPLAQSPHPSRQAIFCWMSFSAYQTAFTCLGLLLQQIIFFLGTSAFAFLVFMPVLHGRNLLLLRSLEYSWPFWLTLALAVMVQNLVAHWGFLDTHHRCPELTNRRALSVLTFLFFPINVLVGATVAVWRVLLSALYNAVHLGQMDLSLLPSRAATLDPGYHTYCNFLKIEVSQSHPAMMAFCTLLLQRRDHQPSAGPQDSLRPGQEEEGMQLLQTKDPVAQGAARRAQRGRILWGLAYTLLNNPALQAWRKPRISGTKTHGGARP